A genomic segment from uncultured Alistipes sp. encodes:
- a CDS encoding dihydroorotate dehydrogenase electron transfer subunit: MYKKGVYRIEANERLTETVWRMRLAGDTQWITVPGQFVNIALEGKYLRRPISVCDCDEGTLTLIYKVVGEGTEQMSRLEAGAELDLLTGLGNGFSTNNNARRPLLVGGGVGVPPLYGLARRLLAEGKPVEVVLGFNTASEVFYEEEFRALGCHVTVATADGSRGIEGFVTTAIAAAGLNFDYFYACGPLPMLHALYNAVEQDGQMSFEERMGCGFGACMGCTCKTKYGNKRICREGPVLQKGEIIW, translated from the coding sequence ATGTACAAGAAGGGGGTTTATCGGATCGAGGCGAACGAACGGCTGACGGAGACGGTGTGGCGGATGCGGCTTGCGGGCGACACACAGTGGATTACGGTGCCGGGACAGTTCGTGAACATCGCGCTGGAGGGGAAGTACCTGCGCCGTCCGATTTCGGTGTGCGACTGCGACGAGGGCACGCTCACGCTGATCTACAAGGTCGTGGGCGAGGGTACGGAGCAGATGAGCCGTCTGGAGGCGGGCGCGGAGCTCGACCTGCTGACGGGTCTCGGGAACGGCTTTTCGACGAACAACAATGCGCGCCGGCCGCTGCTGGTCGGCGGGGGCGTGGGGGTCCCCCCGCTCTACGGACTGGCTCGCCGGCTGCTTGCCGAAGGGAAGCCGGTCGAGGTGGTGTTGGGCTTCAACACGGCTTCGGAGGTCTTCTACGAGGAGGAGTTCCGGGCCCTGGGGTGCCACGTGACGGTGGCTACGGCCGACGGTTCGCGGGGCATCGAGGGCTTCGTGACGACGGCCATCGCCGCGGCGGGCCTGAATTTCGACTACTTCTATGCCTGCGGTCCGCTTCCGATGCTCCACGCGCTCTACAATGCCGTGGAACAGGACGGACAGATGTCGTTCGAGGAGCGCATGGGGTGCGGATTCGGGGCCTGCATGGGCTGCACGTGCAAGACGAAATACGGCAACAAACGCATCTGCCGGGAGGGCCCGGTGCTGCAGAAAGGAGAGATTATATGGTAG
- a CDS encoding dihydroorotate dehydrogenase, protein MVGKQIVPEGTVTEVDTSVELCGLRLDNPVVPASGTFGYGYEFKDFYDINILGSFSFKGTTREPRFGNPTPRIAECTAGMINSVGLQNPGIDAVIRHELPRLRQFFRKPVIANISGFSVEEYAYCCERIDKQEQVGIIEVNVSCPNVRHGGMSFGNSPETAAEVTRAVKAVTTKPVFVKLSPNVTDIVSIARACEEAGADGISLINTLLGMRIDIRRRRPVIANTMGGFSGPAVFPLALRMVYQVSKACRIPVIGCGGVQSARDVIEMMMAGATAVQVGAANLVNPYASKEIVEALPGEMRRLGIDSLSDIIGIA, encoded by the coding sequence ATGGTAGGGAAGCAGATAGTGCCCGAAGGAACGGTCACGGAGGTGGACACTTCGGTTGAACTGTGCGGCCTGCGGCTGGACAACCCGGTGGTTCCGGCCAGCGGGACGTTCGGCTACGGCTATGAGTTCAAGGATTTCTACGACATCAACATCCTGGGTTCGTTCTCGTTCAAGGGGACGACGCGCGAGCCGCGCTTCGGGAACCCGACGCCGCGCATCGCCGAATGTACGGCGGGTATGATCAACTCCGTCGGGCTTCAGAATCCGGGCATCGACGCCGTGATCCGGCATGAGCTGCCGCGCCTGCGTCAGTTCTTCCGCAAGCCGGTGATCGCCAACATCTCGGGCTTTTCGGTCGAGGAGTACGCCTATTGCTGCGAACGGATCGACAAGCAGGAGCAGGTCGGGATCATCGAGGTGAATGTCTCGTGTCCGAACGTGCGGCACGGGGGCATGTCGTTCGGCAACAGCCCGGAGACGGCCGCGGAGGTGACGCGGGCGGTGAAGGCCGTGACGACGAAACCGGTCTTCGTGAAACTCTCGCCCAACGTTACGGACATCGTTTCGATCGCCCGGGCGTGCGAGGAGGCGGGGGCCGACGGCATCTCGCTGATCAATACGCTGCTGGGGATGCGCATCGACATCCGCCGCCGCCGTCCGGTGATTGCCAACACGATGGGCGGTTTTTCGGGTCCTGCGGTCTTCCCGCTGGCCCTGCGGATGGTCTACCAGGTCTCGAAGGCGTGCCGGATCCCGGTCATAGGGTGCGGGGGCGTGCAGTCGGCGCGCGACGTGATCGAGATGATGATGGCGGGCGCCACGGCCGTGCAGGTGGGCGCCGCGAATCTGGTGAACCCCTACGCCTCGAAGGAGATCGTCGAGGCGCTGCCCGGGGAGATGCGGCGGCTGGGTATTGACAGCCTGTCGGACATAATAGGTATAGCATAG
- the pyrF gene encoding orotidine-5'-phosphate decarboxylase — translation MERDVIIACDFKSAEDTFRFLDLFRDEVRKPFLKIGMELYYAEGPSIVREIKRRGHRIFLDLKLHDIPNTVKKAMAVLSRLDVDMCNVHAAGTIEMMRAALEGLTREDGTRPLLIAVTQLTSTSEERMQRELLIGASINDTIVKYAQNTREAGLDGVVCSPLEAGMVHEACGTEFLTVTPGVRFADGDVADQVRVTTPARARKIGSDFIVVGRPITAAADPVAAYRRCVAEFVG, via the coding sequence ATGGAACGAGACGTTATCATTGCCTGTGATTTCAAATCCGCGGAGGATACCTTCCGCTTCCTCGACCTCTTCCGGGACGAGGTGCGCAAACCCTTTCTGAAGATCGGCATGGAGCTCTACTATGCCGAGGGCCCGTCGATCGTACGGGAGATCAAGCGCCGGGGGCACCGGATCTTCCTCGACCTGAAGCTCCACGACATTCCCAACACGGTGAAGAAGGCGATGGCGGTGCTGTCGCGCCTGGACGTGGACATGTGCAACGTCCACGCCGCGGGGACGATCGAGATGATGCGGGCGGCGCTGGAGGGGCTCACGCGCGAGGACGGCACGCGGCCGCTGCTGATTGCCGTGACGCAGCTGACCTCGACGAGCGAGGAGCGGATGCAGCGCGAGCTGCTGATCGGGGCGTCGATCAACGACACGATCGTCAAGTATGCGCAGAATACGCGCGAAGCCGGACTGGACGGCGTGGTCTGCTCGCCGCTGGAGGCGGGGATGGTCCACGAGGCGTGCGGCACGGAGTTCCTGACCGTAACGCCGGGCGTTCGGTTTGCCGACGGCGACGTGGCGGACCAGGTTCGTGTGACGACTCCGGCCCGGGCGCGGAAGATCGGTTCGGATTTTATCGTCGTCGGTCGCCCGATCACGGCGGCGGCGGATCCCGTGGCGGCCTACCGCCGCTGTGTGGCGGAGTTCGTCGGATAG
- a CDS encoding glutaredoxin domain-containing protein has translation MKPVKLFYLKTCPFCKKALRYIEEAKAAHPELAPIEIEMIEESEEPAVADQYDYYYVPTFYVGGEKVHEGGIYPDEVEAVLRRALE, from the coding sequence ATGAAACCAGTCAAACTGTTTTATCTGAAGACGTGCCCCTTCTGCAAGAAGGCGCTGCGCTACATCGAGGAGGCGAAGGCGGCCCATCCCGAACTGGCTCCGATCGAGATCGAGATGATCGAGGAGTCGGAGGAGCCTGCGGTGGCCGACCAGTACGATTACTACTACGTGCCGACCTTCTACGTCGGCGGGGAGAAGGTCCACGAGGGTGGCATCTACCCCGACGAGGTGGAGGCGGTGCTGCGCCGGGCGCTGGAGTAG